One genomic segment of Blattabacterium sp. (Blaberus giganteus) includes these proteins:
- the rpsF gene encoding 30S ribosomal protein S6, whose translation MLKHYENVIIITPILSDDQAKKTAKEYEDYIIQKKGKIVHQEHWGLKKLAYSIQKKQSGCYHLFEFLLNSDLISNLELKLRQDERILRFLTVKLNKYGIEYAEKRIKKLLKKDE comes from the coding sequence ATGCTTAAACATTATGAAAATGTTATCATAATAACCCCCATATTATCTGATGATCAAGCAAAAAAAACAGCAAAAGAATATGAAGATTATATCATACAAAAAAAAGGAAAAATCGTTCATCAGGAACATTGGGGTTTGAAAAAATTAGCTTATTCCATTCAAAAAAAACAAAGCGGTTGTTATCACTTATTTGAATTTTTGTTAAATTCTGATTTAATTTCTAATTTAGAATTGAAATTAAGACAAGATGAGCGTATTTTACGTTTTTTGACTGTAAAATTAAATAAATATGGAATAGAATATGCAGAAAAAAGAATAAAAAAATTGTTAAAAAAAGACGAATAA
- the gltX gene encoding glutamate--tRNA ligase, with amino-acid sequence MSSHSVRVRFAPSPTGPLHLGGIRTALYNYLFAKKHGGTFILRIEDTDRKRFVENSELYILNTLKWCHIEPDEGVGYGGPYYPYYQSKRIDIYHLYINQLLKKGYAYYAFDTDKDIDKKRKEYNKRGLTFSYNSIIRMDLNNSLTLTTEQLHDKLRSCSYVIRFKIKPGEKLKMYDIIRGNIIVDTDHLDDKILLKSDGAPTYHLANTIDDHLMKITHVIRGEEWLSSTFLHVLLYKAFGWSLPHFAHLPLILRNNGKGKISKRNTGSLNFPIYPIQWKIPKTKIIIPGYRELGYLPEAFVNMLALLGWNPGVEKEIFSLQELIHLFSLEKINKSGVYFDIKKINWFNKKHLNKKKEEIFAFLFEEIKTRSILCKKDYLWKVIHLTINRIHFIHEIWKHSFYFFVSPSSYEDNFFNKICHKNTILQLDNAKILLYDMNPFTSVNLKFLFQTIKNKHKIMPLFRLALVGSLKGIDIFIILEMLGKQESIRRIEKLINRIKEKI; translated from the coding sequence ATGTCATCACATTCTGTAAGAGTTCGTTTTGCTCCTAGTCCTACAGGCCCACTTCATTTAGGTGGAATCAGAACCGCATTATATAATTATCTTTTTGCTAAAAAACATGGTGGAACATTCATTCTGAGAATAGAAGATACTGATCGAAAAAGATTTGTTGAAAATTCTGAATTGTATATTTTGAATACATTAAAATGGTGCCATATAGAACCTGATGAAGGAGTAGGATATGGAGGTCCTTATTATCCTTATTATCAATCTAAAAGAATTGATATTTATCATTTGTACATCAATCAGTTGTTAAAAAAAGGTTATGCTTATTATGCATTTGATACAGATAAAGATATAGATAAAAAAAGAAAAGAATATAACAAACGTGGATTAACTTTTTCTTATAATTCTATAATTAGAATGGACTTGAATAATTCTTTAACTCTGACAACAGAACAATTACATGATAAATTGCGATCTTGTTCTTATGTGATTCGATTTAAAATAAAACCTGGAGAAAAATTGAAAATGTATGATATCATTCGTGGCAATATAATTGTTGATACAGATCATTTAGACGATAAAATTTTATTGAAATCTGATGGGGCCCCCACTTATCATCTAGCAAATACAATAGACGATCATTTAATGAAAATTACTCATGTGATCAGAGGAGAAGAATGGCTTTCATCTACGTTCTTGCATGTATTGTTATATAAGGCTTTTGGGTGGTCCCTTCCTCATTTTGCACATTTGCCTTTAATTTTAAGAAATAATGGAAAAGGAAAAATTAGCAAAAGAAATACAGGTAGTTTAAATTTTCCTATATATCCTATACAATGGAAAATTCCAAAAACAAAAATTATCATACCAGGATATAGGGAATTAGGTTATTTGCCAGAAGCATTTGTGAATATGTTAGCTTTATTAGGTTGGAATCCTGGAGTTGAAAAGGAAATTTTTTCTTTACAAGAATTAATCCACTTATTTTCTTTAGAAAAAATAAATAAATCTGGAGTTTATTTTGATATTAAAAAAATAAATTGGTTTAATAAAAAACATTTAAATAAAAAAAAAGAAGAAATATTTGCATTTCTTTTCGAAGAAATAAAAACACGTTCTATTTTATGCAAAAAAGATTATTTATGGAAAGTAATTCATTTAACAATAAATAGGATTCATTTTATTCATGAAATATGGAAACATTCTTTTTATTTTTTTGTTTCTCCTAGTTCTTATGAAGATAATTTTTTCAATAAAATTTGTCATAAAAATACCATACTTCAATTAGATAACGCCAAAATATTGTTATATGATATGAATCCATTTACATCTGTAAATTTGAAATTTTTGTTTCAAACAATAAAAAATAAACATAAAATCATGCCATTATTTCGTTTAGCTTTAGTGGGTTCTCTAAAAGGAATTGATATTTTCATTATTTTGGAAATGCTAGGAAAACAAGAAAGTATACGAAGAATCGAAAAATTGATCAATCGAATTAAAGAAAAAATTTAG
- the mnmE gene encoding tRNA uridine-5-carboxymethylaminomethyl(34) synthesis GTPase MnmE, translating into MLDLDHDTIVALATPIGSSAISVIRISGKNSISTVENIFISIKTGKKLENQSTHTIHLGYIVAENNNLLDQVLVSIFKSPFSYTGENMIEISCHGSDYIQQQILQLLVRKGIRLARPGEFTFRAFINKKVDLSQAEAIADLIVSENKISHEMSLQQIKGTLANTIKDLRKKLLDFASLLELELDFSEDHLLFVKREDLFSFLQELKGILKDLIESFSLGNAIKKGIYVVIIGEPNVGKSTFFNQVIQEDRSIISHIEGTTRDCVEGEIILNGILFRFLDTAGIRKTKDPIETMGVEKTMKKIEEAQVILYLFDVSNQKKQKIVSDIKKIYKKYPLKNIFAIANKSDISSFHDFENFKLKISNFFEISAKNYNEVKRVLNALSSLFLDKLKEKKIVVTQYRHYEALKLSLRELTLAHNAFNKGLSVDLISIYLKEALRYLGEITGEITSEDILKNIFSKFCIGK; encoded by the coding sequence ATGTTAGATTTAGATCATGATACCATTGTTGCTTTAGCAACACCTATTGGATCTAGTGCTATTTCTGTCATTCGTATTTCTGGCAAAAATTCTATATCTACTGTTGAAAATATTTTTATTTCTATTAAAACTGGAAAAAAATTGGAAAACCAATCTACACATACAATTCATTTAGGGTATATTGTAGCAGAAAATAATAATTTATTAGATCAAGTTTTAGTTTCTATTTTTAAATCTCCTTTTTCTTATACAGGAGAGAATATGATAGAGATTTCTTGTCATGGATCTGATTATATTCAACAACAGATTTTGCAATTGCTTGTTAGAAAAGGAATTCGTTTGGCTCGTCCTGGAGAATTTACATTTCGTGCTTTTATAAATAAAAAAGTGGATTTATCACAAGCTGAGGCGATAGCTGATTTGATTGTATCTGAAAACAAAATCAGTCATGAAATGTCTTTACAACAGATTAAAGGAACGTTAGCTAACACTATTAAGGATTTAAGAAAAAAATTATTGGATTTTGCATCTTTACTAGAATTGGAATTGGATTTTTCTGAAGATCATCTTCTCTTTGTCAAGAGAGAAGACCTTTTTTCTTTTTTACAAGAATTAAAGGGGATTTTGAAAGATTTAATTGAATCTTTTTCGTTAGGAAATGCTATAAAAAAAGGAATTTATGTGGTTATTATTGGAGAACCCAATGTGGGAAAATCTACTTTTTTTAATCAGGTGATTCAGGAAGATCGTTCTATTATATCCCATATAGAAGGGACCACTAGAGATTGTGTGGAAGGAGAAATCATTTTAAATGGAATTCTTTTTCGTTTTTTGGATACAGCAGGAATTAGAAAAACCAAAGATCCTATAGAAACTATGGGTGTGGAAAAAACCATGAAAAAAATAGAAGAAGCTCAAGTAATATTATATCTTTTTGATGTTTCAAATCAAAAAAAACAAAAAATTGTTAGTGATATTAAAAAAATTTACAAAAAATATCCATTAAAAAACATTTTTGCCATAGCAAATAAATCAGATATATCCTCTTTTCATGATTTTGAAAATTTCAAGTTAAAGATTTCAAATTTTTTTGAAATTTCGGCAAAAAATTATAATGAAGTGAAAAGAGTTCTCAATGCTTTGAGTTCTTTGTTTTTGGATAAATTAAAAGAAAAAAAAATAGTGGTAACTCAATACAGGCATTATGAAGCTTTAAAACTTTCATTAAGAGAACTTACATTGGCACATAATGCTTTTAATAAAGGACTTTCAGTAGATTTAATATCAATATATCTTAAAGAAGCATTACGATATTTAGGAGAAATTACGGGAGAAATCACAAGTGAAGATATACTCAAAAACATTTTTTCAAAATTTTGCATTGGCAAATAA
- a CDS encoding HemK/PrmC family methyltransferase, whose product MKSFYKFYRFFQNTLKNLYPEAKEVENIFFLLTTHIFQCDKTTILLRLSRKEKINFFTYDKLIKKLWELKKNRPIQYVIGHTYFFDMKFIVNEKVFIPRPETEELVYWILQDHHKVNRNHSVQVFDIGTGSGCISITLKKKKPEIIHIYAIDSAQGALDIASENAKLHNVKISLKNIDILKNSMNIPTKMNKNTVNIVVSNPPYIRLSEKKLLHPNIVQYEPYQALFVPDEDPLIFYKKISFWIKKRFTGIVYVYFEINQFIYLDIIDCLKQIGFTNIEIRRDFQGFFRMIRAIYYEKK is encoded by the coding sequence ATGAAATCTTTTTACAAATTTTACCGTTTTTTTCAAAACACTCTTAAAAATTTATATCCAGAAGCTAAAGAAGTAGAAAATATCTTTTTTTTACTCACTACCCATATTTTTCAATGTGATAAAACAACTATTTTATTACGATTAAGTAGAAAAGAAAAAATAAATTTTTTTACTTATGATAAATTAATAAAAAAATTATGGGAATTAAAAAAAAATAGACCTATACAATATGTCATTGGTCATACCTATTTTTTTGACATGAAATTCATAGTTAATGAAAAAGTATTCATTCCAAGACCAGAAACAGAAGAACTTGTATATTGGATTCTACAGGATCATCACAAGGTCAATCGTAATCATTCTGTTCAAGTATTTGATATTGGAACAGGGAGTGGATGCATAAGTATTACTTTAAAAAAAAAAAAACCTGAAATTATACACATTTATGCCATTGACTCTGCTCAAGGGGCTCTTGATATAGCTAGTGAAAATGCAAAATTACATAATGTTAAAATTTCATTAAAAAATATAGATATTTTGAAAAACAGCATGAACATCCCTACAAAAATGAATAAAAATACTGTTAACATTGTCGTAAGTAATCCTCCTTATATCAGACTTTCTGAAAAAAAACTATTACATCCAAATATTGTTCAATATGAACCTTATCAAGCTTTATTTGTTCCTGACGAAGACCCTCTTATTTTTTATAAAAAAATTTCTTTTTGGATTAAAAAAAGATTTACTGGAATCGTTTATGTTTATTTTGAAATAAACCAATTTATTTACTTAGATATCATTGATTGTTTAAAACAAATAGGATTTACAAATATAGAAATAAGAAGAGATTTTCAAGGATTTTTTAGAATGATTCGTGCAATTTATTACGAAAAAAAATAA
- the ligA gene encoding NAD-dependent DNA ligase LigA — MDKDKIYKLRKELLKYNDQYYNFDNSEISDLHFDKKLKKLSFLEKKYPELYDPTSPTIKIGAEVHERNFISSVYHKYKMYSIQNTYSKKELMIWKTKISKSVHSLSFVCEPKYDGVSINLIYKNGFLINAVTRGDGEKGEDVTKNIKTIKYIPFELSGKNHPPYLEIRGEIFLPIKNFIEINKKRIKNGHKPYANPRNTASGTLKIHDTQEVRKRNLFCIAFHVVGNNLPFDTQYEAIKYIKYWGFKTPETTRFCRNMKEVYHFIDFWNIYQNKRPYHTDGIVIKVNEHKKQSILGFTNKYPRWAIAYKFRQKSYETKLLNITFQVGRTGIITPVANVIPILIDGTTIKRVALYNDNFIQKMGIHYDDALLLEKGGNIIPKVTEINIKKRSNQTFPVFFLKKCPSCNNILTKKNELFYCINQNCFSQRIKKIIHFVNVMNIKKIGSKMINKLYEKGFLYNFYDLYELRKEELLQIEGIKEKLACSILNNIEKSKKNPYCRVLFSLGIRYVGEYISKKLTENFLDLNSLRHANYHHLISISGIGKRITKSIITYFSMTEHQRIVKMLIKYGLHIYKRPIMKKYSFIEGKSFVFTGKLSSMTRHEAKNIVEFLGGRVYNTVNNKINFIVVGKNFGSKLKKSMKKNHVKILTEHIFLNALQKEKKIK; from the coding sequence ATGGATAAAGATAAAATATATAAACTCAGAAAAGAATTGTTGAAATATAATGATCAATATTATAATTTTGATAATTCAGAAATATCAGACTTACATTTTGATAAAAAATTAAAAAAATTATCTTTTTTAGAAAAGAAATATCCTGAATTATATGATCCGACTTCACCTACAATAAAAATAGGAGCAGAAGTTCATGAAAGAAACTTTATATCTTCTGTTTATCATAAATACAAAATGTACTCTATTCAAAATACCTATTCTAAAAAAGAATTAATGATTTGGAAAACAAAAATAAGTAAATCAGTTCATTCTTTATCTTTTGTATGCGAACCCAAATATGATGGAGTTTCTATTAATTTAATTTATAAAAACGGATTTTTAATAAATGCGGTCACTCGTGGTGATGGAGAAAAAGGAGAAGATGTTACAAAAAATATAAAAACGATAAAATATATTCCTTTCGAATTAAGTGGAAAGAACCATCCTCCATATCTTGAAATACGTGGAGAAATTTTTCTTCCGATAAAGAATTTTATAGAAATCAATAAAAAACGTATCAAAAATGGACACAAACCTTATGCGAATCCAAGAAATACGGCCAGTGGAACATTGAAAATTCATGATACTCAAGAAGTACGTAAAAGAAATTTATTTTGTATAGCATTTCATGTTGTAGGAAATAATTTACCTTTTGATACACAATATGAAGCGATAAAATACATAAAATATTGGGGGTTTAAAACTCCGGAAACAACACGTTTTTGTAGGAACATGAAAGAAGTATATCATTTTATAGATTTTTGGAATATCTATCAAAATAAACGACCGTATCACACGGACGGAATAGTTATTAAAGTCAATGAACATAAAAAACAATCCATTTTAGGATTTACCAATAAATATCCACGTTGGGCTATAGCCTATAAATTTAGACAAAAATCGTATGAAACCAAATTATTAAATATTACGTTTCAAGTGGGACGTACAGGAATCATTACTCCTGTTGCCAATGTTATTCCTATTTTAATTGATGGAACTACAATCAAAAGAGTAGCACTTTATAATGATAATTTCATACAAAAAATGGGAATCCATTATGACGATGCACTTTTATTAGAAAAAGGAGGGAACATCATTCCAAAAGTCACAGAAATAAATATAAAAAAAAGATCAAATCAAACCTTTCCTGTATTTTTTTTAAAAAAATGCCCATCATGTAATAATATTTTAACGAAAAAAAATGAATTATTTTACTGCATTAATCAAAACTGTTTTTCTCAAAGAATAAAAAAAATCATACACTTTGTAAATGTTATGAATATAAAAAAAATCGGAAGCAAAATGATAAATAAACTATACGAAAAAGGTTTTTTATATAATTTTTATGATTTATATGAATTGAGAAAAGAAGAACTCCTTCAAATAGAAGGTATAAAAGAAAAATTGGCATGTAGCATTTTGAACAATATAGAAAAATCTAAAAAAAATCCCTATTGCAGAGTATTATTTTCCTTAGGGATTCGTTATGTAGGAGAATATATTTCCAAAAAACTGACAGAAAATTTTTTGGATCTCAATTCTTTGAGACATGCAAATTATCATCATCTAATTTCTATTTCTGGTATAGGAAAAAGAATTACAAAAAGCATCATTACTTATTTTTCAATGACAGAACATCAACGCATAGTTAAAATGCTTATAAAATACGGATTACATATTTATAAACGTCCTATAATGAAAAAATATTCTTTTATTGAAGGAAAATCTTTTGTATTTACAGGAAAATTATCTTCTATGACCCGTCATGAAGCTAAAAATATAGTAGAATTTTTAGGAGGAAGAGTCTATAATACTGTCAACAATAAAATTAATTTTATAGTAGTTGGAAAAAATTTTGGTTCCAAATTAAAAAAAAGTATGAAAAAAAATCATGTAAAAATTTTGACAGAACATATTTTTTTGAATGCGCTTCAAAAAGAAAAAAAAATAAAATAA
- the lon gene encoding endopeptidase La: MLLKNIFTESGFESEAEFIPLMSQDEEDQLLKDDIPEQLCILTVRNMVLYSGIVFPIIAGKSGSIQLLQDAYGLDKTVGVLTQKNSGIENLSEKDLYSIGTVAKILKLLKMPDGNTTVILQGKRRFKVNRFIQNDPYFKAEIIALEENKPSCKDKEYLALVESIKEIAIKIIQDNPNIPSEASIAIRNIESPSFLINFVAANMNLATRDKQKLLEYDDLKKRAMETLRFLNVEHQQIKLKNDIQSRVRSDMDQQQREYFLHQQIKAIQEELGDISYEKEIDEMRAKATRKKWPKEAKKQFDRELLKMQRTNPQMPEYTVQRNYLELMIDLPWGRYSKDNFDLEYAQKILDRDHYGLEKVKERIIEYLAVLKLRGDMRSPILCFYGPPGVGKTSLGRSIATALKRKYVRISLGGLHDESEIRGHRRTYIGAMPGRLLQSIRKIGTSNPVFVIDEIDKMGIGTNGDPSSAMLEVLDPEQNTSFYDNFLEMGYDLSKVLFIATANSLSHIQPALIDRMEVIEMNGYTVEEKTQIVRKHILPKQLKDNGLKKSDLVLGTKQIEKVIESYTRESGLRTLEKHVAKLARYVAKHIAMNKKYVKHLSIEKIESILGIPNDPDRYEENNIPGVVTGLAWTHFGGDILYIESSLSKGKGHLSITGNLGEVMKESATIALQYIKAHYQEFNIDPIMFEEKNVHVHVPEGAVPKDGPSAGITMLTSLVSSFTKRKLRPHLAMTGEITLRGKVISVGGIKEKILAAKRANIKEIILSQDNKKDVEEIKPEHLKGLTFDYVRNMNDVIHLALL, from the coding sequence ATGTTATTAAAAAATATATTTACAGAATCTGGATTTGAGTCTGAAGCGGAGTTTATACCCTTAATGAGTCAAGATGAAGAAGATCAATTACTCAAAGACGATATTCCTGAACAATTATGTATCTTAACAGTAAGAAATATGGTTTTGTATTCTGGAATTGTTTTTCCAATTATAGCAGGAAAAAGTGGATCTATCCAATTATTACAAGATGCTTATGGATTAGATAAAACAGTTGGAGTATTAACACAAAAAAATTCTGGTATAGAAAATCTTAGTGAAAAAGATTTGTATTCTATTGGAACGGTTGCTAAAATATTGAAATTATTGAAAATGCCTGATGGGAATACCACCGTTATTTTGCAGGGAAAAAGAAGATTTAAAGTCAATCGTTTTATTCAAAACGATCCATATTTTAAAGCAGAAATTATAGCGTTAGAAGAAAATAAACCTTCTTGTAAGGATAAAGAATACCTTGCTTTAGTAGAATCTATAAAAGAAATCGCAATAAAAATTATTCAAGATAATCCCAATATTCCATCAGAAGCAAGCATTGCTATTCGCAATATTGAAAGTCCTTCTTTTTTAATAAATTTTGTAGCAGCTAATATGAATTTAGCTACTAGAGATAAACAAAAATTGTTAGAATACGATGATTTGAAAAAAAGAGCAATGGAAACATTACGTTTTTTAAACGTAGAACATCAACAAATTAAATTAAAAAACGATATTCAATCTCGTGTTCGTAGTGATATGGACCAACAACAGAGAGAATATTTTTTGCATCAGCAAATTAAAGCCATACAAGAAGAACTAGGAGATATTTCTTATGAAAAAGAGATAGATGAAATGAGGGCTAAAGCTACCAGAAAAAAATGGCCTAAGGAAGCAAAAAAACAGTTTGATAGGGAATTACTAAAAATGCAAAGAACTAATCCTCAAATGCCAGAATATACGGTACAAAGAAATTATCTGGAATTGATGATAGATCTCCCTTGGGGGAGATATTCAAAAGATAATTTTGATTTGGAATATGCACAAAAAATATTAGACAGGGATCATTATGGATTGGAAAAAGTAAAAGAACGTATTATAGAATATTTAGCTGTATTAAAATTAAGGGGTGACATGCGTTCTCCTATTCTATGCTTTTATGGCCCCCCTGGAGTAGGAAAAACTTCTTTAGGAAGATCTATAGCTACTGCACTGAAAAGAAAATACGTTCGTATTTCTTTGGGAGGATTACATGATGAATCAGAAATACGGGGACACAGAAGAACTTATATAGGAGCGATGCCGGGTAGGTTATTACAATCTATTCGAAAAATAGGAACTTCAAATCCCGTTTTTGTTATAGATGAAATAGATAAAATGGGGATAGGAACAAATGGGGATCCTTCTTCTGCTATGTTAGAAGTTTTAGATCCGGAACAAAATACCTCGTTTTACGATAACTTTTTAGAAATGGGTTACGATTTATCAAAAGTATTGTTTATTGCTACAGCAAATTCTCTTTCCCATATTCAACCCGCTTTAATAGATAGAATGGAGGTTATAGAAATGAATGGATATACGGTAGAAGAAAAAACGCAAATTGTAAGAAAACATATATTACCTAAACAATTGAAAGATAATGGATTAAAAAAGTCAGATTTAGTCCTTGGAACAAAACAAATAGAAAAAGTTATTGAAAGCTATACAAGAGAATCTGGATTGAGAACTTTGGAAAAACATGTTGCTAAATTAGCACGTTATGTAGCTAAACATATTGCTATGAATAAGAAATATGTAAAGCATTTGAGTATTGAAAAAATAGAAAGCATTCTTGGAATTCCTAATGATCCAGATCGTTATGAAGAAAATAATATCCCAGGGGTCGTTACTGGTTTGGCTTGGACTCATTTTGGTGGAGATATTTTATATATTGAATCCAGTTTATCGAAAGGAAAAGGTCATTTAAGTATTACCGGAAATTTAGGAGAAGTGATGAAAGAATCTGCAACAATTGCTTTACAGTATATTAAAGCTCATTATCAAGAATTTAACATAGATCCTATAATGTTTGAAGAAAAAAATGTACATGTTCATGTTCCTGAAGGAGCTGTTCCTAAAGATGGGCCATCTGCAGGAATAACAATGTTAACATCTCTAGTATCAAGTTTTACGAAAAGAAAGTTAAGACCTCATTTAGCTATGACAGGAGAAATTACTTTAAGAGGAAAGGTAATTTCTGTTGGTGGAATTAAAGAAAAAATTCTAGCGGCTAAACGTGCTAATATTAAAGAAATTATTCTTTCACAGGATAATAAAAAAGATGTAGAAGAAATTAAACCCGAACACTTAAAAGGATTAACTTTTGATTATGTTAGAAATATGAATGATGTGATTCATTTAGCTTTATTGTAA
- the lysA gene encoding diaminopimelate decarboxylase — MMHELEKNSSPVHREYLIQLAKKYGTPLYVYDSFKIKKQYIKMKKAFSGIKNLIINYACKANTNLNILKFLKKLGSGLDTVSIQEVELGLKAGFHPKKIIFTPNCVSIQEIKKAVGFGVRINLDNLSILEQFGEYYPDYAIGIRINPHIMAGGNYKISVGHIDSKFGISYYQIPHMKRILKNTGLKIEGFHMHTGSDISDIKTFLEGAKVLFQTAINFPNLDYIDFGSGFKVPYTKNDIKTDLNSLSSSMKEKFEDFCKKYGSQITLIFEPGKFIVSESGFFLVNVNVIKHTTSTVFAGVDSGFNHFLRPMFYDAYHCIENISNPNGRFRFYTVVGYICESDTFGLNRKVKEIREGDILCIKNAGAYCFSMSSNYNSRYRPSEVMIFEGKDFLIRKRETMQDLMRNIVEIHNM; from the coding sequence ATGATGCATGAATTAGAAAAGAATAGCTCCCCAGTTCATAGAGAATACTTAATTCAACTTGCAAAAAAATATGGAACTCCACTTTACGTATATGATTCTTTCAAAATCAAAAAACAATATATAAAGATGAAAAAAGCTTTTAGTGGTATAAAAAATTTAATCATTAATTATGCCTGTAAAGCTAATACAAATCTGAATATATTAAAATTTTTGAAAAAATTGGGAAGTGGATTAGATACCGTGTCTATTCAAGAAGTTGAATTAGGATTAAAAGCAGGGTTTCATCCTAAAAAAATTATATTCACCCCTAATTGTGTTTCTATTCAAGAAATTAAAAAGGCAGTTGGCTTCGGTGTTAGAATTAATCTAGATAATCTATCCATTTTAGAACAATTTGGAGAATATTACCCAGATTATGCTATAGGAATCAGAATCAATCCTCATATTATGGCAGGAGGAAATTACAAAATTTCAGTAGGACATATTGATTCTAAATTTGGAATTTCTTACTATCAAATTCCTCATATGAAAAGAATATTAAAAAATACCGGCCTTAAAATAGAAGGATTTCATATGCATACAGGATCTGATATATCAGATATCAAAACATTTTTAGAAGGAGCAAAAGTTTTGTTTCAAACAGCTATAAATTTTCCAAATCTTGATTATATTGATTTTGGAAGTGGATTTAAAGTTCCATACACAAAAAATGATATAAAAACGGATCTTAATTCTTTAAGTTCTTCCATGAAAGAAAAATTTGAAGATTTTTGTAAAAAATATGGAAGTCAAATTACTTTGATCTTTGAACCAGGAAAATTTATAGTTAGTGAATCTGGATTTTTTTTAGTTAATGTAAATGTCATTAAACATACTACTTCTACTGTATTTGCAGGAGTAGATTCAGGATTTAATCATTTTCTTCGTCCTATGTTTTACGATGCTTATCACTGTATTGAAAATATTTCTAATCCCAACGGTCGTTTTCGTTTTTATACAGTGGTGGGATATATTTGCGAATCGGATACCTTTGGTTTAAATAGAAAAGTTAAAGAAATCCGTGAAGGAGATATTTTATGCATTAAAAATGCGGGAGCTTACTGTTTTTCTATGTCTTCTAATTATAATTCTCGTTATAGACCTTCTGAGGTTATGATTTTTGAAGGAAAAGATTTTCTTATAAGAAAAAGAGAAACGATGCAAGATCTTATGAGAAACATAGTAGAAATACACAACATGTAG